From one Streptococcus pneumoniae genomic stretch:
- a CDS encoding formate--tetrahydrofolate ligase yields the protein MKTDIEIAQSVELQPIVDVVEKVDIAYDDLELYGKYKAKLSFDKIEAVKENDLGKLILVTAINPTPAGEGKSTVTIGLADALSNIGKKTMIALREPSLGPVMGIKGGAAGGGYAQVLPMEDINLHFTGDMHAITTANNALSALIDNHIHQGNSLGIDQRRIIWKRVVDLNDRALRKVTVGLGGPLNGIPREDGFDITVASEIMAILCLATDLNDLKERLASIVIGYRFDRSPVYVRDLAVEGALTLLLKEALKPNLVQTIYGTPAFVHGGPFANIAHGCNSVLATSTALRLADYVVTEAGFGADLGAEKFLDIKTPNLPKAPDAVVIVATLRALKMHGGVEKDSLSEENVEAVRKGFANLKRHVENVKKYGIPAVVAINEFISDTPEEIAALKELCAEIGVPVELASVWANGAEGGLELAQTLVETIATNPAEYKRLYQAEDSLETKVSKIVTEIYGGTGVVFEKKSRTQLAEFAKHGWDKLPVCMAKTQYSFSDEPTALGAPENFDITVREFVPKLGAGFIVALTGDVMTMPGLPKLPAALNMDVAEDGTAIGLF from the coding sequence ATGAAAACAGATATCGAAATTGCACAAAGTGTGGAGTTACAGCCGATTGTAGATGTGGTTGAAAAAGTAGACATTGCCTACGATGATTTGGAATTATATGGAAAATACAAGGCGAAATTGTCCTTTGATAAGATTGAAGCGGTCAAGGAAAATGACTTGGGGAAGCTGATTTTGGTAACGGCAATTAATCCAACGCCTGCTGGTGAGGGTAAGTCAACGGTGACCATTGGTCTAGCAGATGCCCTCTCGAACATTGGCAAGAAAACCATGATTGCTCTGCGGGAACCGTCACTCGGTCCTGTTATGGGGATTAAAGGCGGTGCTGCGGGTGGTGGCTACGCTCAGGTCTTACCGATGGAGGACATTAATCTCCATTTTACAGGGGATATGCACGCCATCACAACGGCGAACAATGCCCTGTCTGCCCTGATTGATAATCATATTCACCAAGGAAATAGCTTGGGTATTGATCAACGCCGTATTATCTGGAAACGCGTGGTGGACCTGAATGACCGTGCGTTACGTAAGGTGACCGTTGGTTTGGGAGGTCCCTTGAATGGGATTCCTCGTGAGGATGGTTTTGATATTACGGTTGCTTCTGAAATCATGGCCATTTTGTGCCTTGCAACGGACTTGAATGACTTGAAAGAGCGTTTGGCAAGTATCGTGATTGGCTATCGCTTTGACCGTAGTCCTGTCTATGTCAGAGATTTAGCGGTAGAAGGGGCGCTGACTCTTCTCTTGAAAGAAGCCCTAAAACCAAATCTTGTACAGACCATTTACGGCACACCTGCTTTTGTGCACGGTGGTCCATTTGCCAATATCGCGCATGGCTGTAACTCTGTTTTAGCGACCTCGACTGCCCTTCGTCTGGCAGATTACGTAGTGACTGAAGCAGGATTTGGGGCAGACCTTGGTGCGGAAAAATTCCTCGACATCAAAACACCAAATCTACCAAAAGCGCCTGATGCTGTGGTAATTGTCGCAACCCTACGTGCTCTTAAAATGCACGGTGGTGTTGAAAAAGATAGTCTCTCAGAAGAAAATGTAGAAGCGGTGCGAAAGGGCTTTGCCAATCTTAAACGCCATGTTGAAAATGTGAAAAAATACGGTATTCCAGCAGTTGTTGCCATTAATGAATTTATCTCAGATACCCCAGAAGAAATCGCAGCCTTAAAAGAACTCTGCGCAGAAATTGGTGTGCCAGTCGAGCTGGCCAGCGTCTGGGCGAATGGGGCAGAAGGAGGCCTAGAGCTGGCTCAAACCCTTGTCGAAACCATTGCCACAAATCCTGCGGAATATAAACGTCTTTATCAGGCAGAGGATAGCTTGGAGACCAAGGTGTCCAAGATTGTGACCGAGATTTACGGTGGAACAGGTGTGGTTTTTGAAAAGAAATCCCGCACTCAGTTGGCAGAATTTGCTAAACACGGTTGGGACAAATTGCCAGTATGTATGGCCAAAACTCAATACAGTTTTTCAGATGAACCAACAGCCCTTGGGGCGCCTGAAAACTTTGACATCACCGTGCGTGAATTTGTACCAAAACTTGGTGCAGGCTTCATCGTAGCCCTAACTGGTGATGTCATGACCATGCCAGGACTACCTAAACTACCTGCCGCCCTCAACATGGATGTAGCAGAAGACGGTACAGCCATTGGACTCTTCTAA